The Clarias gariepinus isolate MV-2021 ecotype Netherlands chromosome 4, CGAR_prim_01v2, whole genome shotgun sequence genome window below encodes:
- the LOC128520929 gene encoding nuclease EXOG, mitochondrial-like produces MASGVRFARFFGGFVCGVTVSTGACVAAVRIYLHPEENILERDSAAQRIIKLYGLPVAGAETRYYTNHILSYDQSKRTPRWVAEHLSAEKLLGKADRKHCKFKADPNVPELFTAHNEDYLGSGWSRGHMAPAGDNKFSEQSMVETFYLSNIVPQNYENNAGFWNRLEMYCRELTERFRDVWVISGPLTLPQPGEDKKKTVSYQLIGKDDVAVPTHLYKVILVRKDPSSDVLALGAFVVPNVPISFDHQLKEYQVSLSELERMSGLTFFPKLDTSHSVKNLCLLDSCELMDFKHFTLYITGRKVKGVRSLAKLEKIMAELKEIGITPDEYLNKLYFERKQELLGKESPQVK; encoded by the exons ATGGCCTCTGGTGTTAGATTCGCGCGGTTTTTCGGTGGTTTTGTGTGCGGAGTCACCGTTAGCACTGGCGCGTGCGTGGCAGCTGTTCGAATCTACCTTCACCCGGAGGAGAACATTCTGGAGAGAG ACAGTGCAGCACAGAGAATCATAAAGCTCTATGGGCTGCCTGTGGCTGGCGCTGAGACCAGATACTACACCAATCACATCTTGTCTTACGATCAGAGCAAAAGGACGCCAAGATGGGTGGCTGAGCACCTGTCTGCTGAAAAACTACTTG gaaaagcCGACAGAAAACACTGCAAATTCAAGGCAGACCCGAACGTCCCAGAGCTGTTCACAGCACACAATGAAGACTACCTCGGCAGCGGCTGGTCCCGAGGACACATGGCACCAGCTGGCGACAATAAATTTTCTGAG CAATCGATGGTGGAGACGTTCTATCTGTCTAATATTGTCCCACAAAATTATGAGAACAACGCTGGTTTCTGGAACAG GTTGGAGATGTATTGCAGAGAGCTGACGGAGAGGTTTCGAGATGTCTGGGTAATTTCAGGACCGCTTACTCTTCCACAACCAGGAGaggataaaaagaaaactgtttCTTATCAG CTGATCGGCAAAGACGACGTCGCCGTGCCCactcatctttacaaagtgatcCTTGTGAGGAAAGATCCTTCATCAGACGTGCTGGCGCTCGGGGCCTTTGTAGTTCCCAATGTTCCTATCAGTTTCGATCATCAGCTGAAAGAGTACCAGGTGAGCCTCAGCGAGCTGGAAAGAATGTCAGGCCTGACCTTCTTCCCTAAGCTGGACACAAGCCATAGTGTGAAGAACCTTTGCCTTCTGGACTCCTGTGAGCTCATGGactttaagcatttcactttgTACATTACTGGCCGTAAGGTAAAGGGTGTCCGGTCCTTGGCGAAGCTGGAGAAGATCATGGCGGAGCTCAAGGAAATTGGTATCACTCCAGATgaatacttaaataaattatactttGAGAGGAAACAAGAACTCTTAGGAAAGGAAAGCCCTCAGGTCAAATAA